The Paramisgurnus dabryanus chromosome 6, PD_genome_1.1, whole genome shotgun sequence genome has a window encoding:
- the slc1a8b gene encoding solute carrier family 1 member 8b, with amino-acid sequence MIFGSIGKTPGAQGHSDITWFTDLSMDEIESGSRSASSQCSSPTVSPWRNMVEYFKNLIKNSISQRFREWVREYCKRNGLLTLSVLAVMSGCAVGFTLRSLNLSTQAKIYFSFPGELLMRMLKMLILPLITSSLMSGLSAMDTKASGRLGLLTITYYLWTTFIAVIVGIVLVLIIHPGAGTEKEGHKAAGGPVMTSADALLDLIRNMIPSNLIEATFQQYKTELVPNFKNSEKSSQANFVYVMPDYDNPKLGHPVFLELTPPPELHYKIVPGKSNGMNVLGIVIFSATMGLLLGRMGARGAPLVNVCLCVNECVMKIINAAMWYFPFGIVFLVAGKILDMHDPADLAEKLGMYFITVLAGLFVHGVILLPSFFYLFTRKNPFSYIRGLLQALVIALATSSSSATLPITMKCLLENCHVDRKIARFVLPVGATINMDGTALYEAVAAIFIAQVNEYELDFGQLVTISITATAASIGAAGIPQAGLVTMVIVLTSVGLPPDDISLIVAIDWILDRFRTMINVLGDALAAGIMAHVCRKDFQKNTASSNNAERRDTLISYGNQSVQSFPTSETPLLANRDYILEVVGDQVIEKPPCYNLCQV; translated from the exons ATGATCTTCGGCTCGATTGGAAAAACTCCAGGCGCTCAAGGCCATTCAGATATCACATGGTTCACCG ATCTAAGCATGGATGAGATAGAGAGCGGCTCAAGGTCGGCATCTTCACAATGTTCTTCCCCTACTGTGAGCCCGTGGAGAAACATGGTGGAATATTTCAAGAACCTTATCAAGAACTCAATATCTCAGAGGTTTCGTGAATGGGTAAGGGAGTACTGCAAAAGGAACGGCTTGCTCACCCTGTCTGTGTTAGCGGTGATGTCTGGCTGTGCGGTGGGCTTCACATTGAGAAGCTTAAACTTGTCAACACAG GCAAAAATCTATTTCTCATTTCCTGGAGAACTTCTCATGAgaatgctgaaaatgttaatTCTTCCTCTCATCACATCAAG TTTAATGTCTGGCTTGTCTGCTATGGACACCAAAGCCAGTGGACGCCTTGGCCTACTCACCATCACATATTACCTGTGGACAACCTTCATTGCAGTAATAGTGGGCATTGTTCTTGTGCTGATCATTCATCCTGGAGCTGGTACTGAGAAAGAGGGCCATAAAGCTGCAGGAGGGCCAGTGATGACATCAGCAGATGCCCTCCTTGATTTGATCAG GAACATGATCCCATCCAATCTGATTGAAGCCACATTTCAGCAG TATAAAACCGAGCTTGTGCCTAATTTTAAAAACAGCGAAAAATCATCGCAGGCCAACTTTGTGTACGTTATGCCAGACTATGACAATCCAAAGTTGGGCCACCCTGTGTTTTTGGAACTGACTCCTCCCCCTGAGCTCCACTACAAGATCGTTCCGGGGAAAAGCAACGGGATGAACGTGCTGGGAATTGTCATTTTCTCTGCCACTATGG GTCTTTTGCTTGGTAGAATGGGAGCGAGAGGTGCACCACTTGTAaacgtgtgtctgtgtgtcaaTGAGTGTGTCATGAAGATCATCAATGCTGCTATGTG GTACTTCCCATTTGGGATTGTGTTTCTGGTTGCTGGGAAGATCCTTGACATGCACGATCCTGCGGATCTTGCGGAGAAGCTTGGGATGTACTTCATAACTGTTCTGGCCGGTCTGTTTGTCCATGGTGTGATTTTACTACCATCATTCTTCTATCTGTTCACCAGGAAAAATCCCTTCAGCTACATCCGTGGGCTACTTCAGGCTCTGGTTATTGCTTTGGCAACTTCATCCAg TTCAGCTACTCTGCCAATTACAATGAAGTGCTTGTTGGAAAACTGTCACGTGGATCGGAAAATAGCCCGGTTCGTGCTTCCTGTGGGTGCCACTATCAATATGGATGGCACAGCGCTATATGAGGCAGTGGCCGCCATCTTCATCGCACAGGTCAATGAGTACGAGCTAGATTTTGGACAACTTGTCACTATCAG TATCACAGCTACTGCAGCGAGCATAGGAGCAGCTGGAATCCCACAGGCGGGTCTTGTTACCATGGTTATCGTCTTAACATCGGTGGGTTTGCCTCCGGATGACATCTCACTCATTGTGGCTATTGACTGGATCCT GGACAGATTTCGAACAATGATCAACGTGCTTGGAGATGCTTTAGCGGCAGGAATCATGGCTCATGTGTGCCGAAAGGACTTTCAGAAAAATACGGCATCATCAAACAACGCAGAGAGA AGAGATACTTTAATATCTTATGGAAACCAAAGCGTGCAGAGTTTTCCCACATCGGAGACTCCGCTGTTGGCCAACAGGGACTACATTTTAGAGGTGGTTGGGGATCAGGTGATCGAGAAACCACCCTGTTATAACCTCTGCCAAGTTTAA
- the elavl1a gene encoding ELAV-like protein 1a isoform X1: MAVRRGHIRYVKEVYEMSNGYEDHMADEPKDCKTNLIVNYLPQSMSQDEMRSLFSSIGEVESVKLIRDKAAGHSLGYGFVNYLNPSDAERAISTLNGLRLQSKTIKVSYARPSSDTIKDANLYISGLPKAMTQKDVEDMFGRYGQIINSRVLVDQATGLSRGVAFIRFDKRAEADDAIKDLNGQKPPGATEPITVKFAANPNQPKNTQVISQIYHMQSRRFSGPVHHQAQRFRFSPMSVDHMSGMSGANMSGSSSSGWCIFVYNLGQDADEGILWQMFGPFGAVTNVKVIRDFNTNKCKGFGFVTMTNYEEAAMAIASLNGYRLGDKILQVSFKTSKTHK, from the exons ATGGCAGTCAGAAGGGGACACATTAGATACGTAAAA GAGGTCTATGAGATGTCGAACGGTTATGAAGATCACATGGCCGATGAGCCAAAAGATTGCAAAACGAATCTTATTGTGAATTATTTGCCTCAGAGTATGAGTCAGGATGAGATGCGGAGTCTCTTCAGCAGCATCGGGGAGGTGGAGTCGGTCAAACTCATCCGTGACAAAGCAGCAG GCCACAGTTTAGGGTACGGATTTGTTAACTATCTTAACCCTAGTGATGCAGAAAGAGCAATCAGTACTCTCAATGGACTGAGACTACAGTCTAAAACTATCAAG GTGTCGTATGCCCGGCCGAGCTCTGACACTATAAAAGACGCCAACCTCTACATCAGCGGACTGCCTAAAGCAATGACGCAGAAGGACGTAGAAGACATGTTTGGACGATACGGCCAAATAATCAACTCCCGCGTTCTCGTCGATCAGGCGACAG GGCTTTCTCGTGGTGTGGCTTTCATTCGCTTTGACAAGAGAGCGGAGGCTGACGACGCCATTAAGGACTTGAACGGACAGAAGCCGCCAGGCGCTACAGAGCCCATCACTGTAAAATTCGCCGCCAACCCCAACCAACCGAAAAACACTCAAGTTATCTCCCAAATTTACCACATGCAGTCCCGGCGCTTCAGTGGGCCGGTCCATCACCAGGCTCAGAGATTCAG GTTCTCGCCCATGAGTGTGGACCACATGAGCGGCATGTCCGGTGCTAACATGTCCGGAAGCTCATCGTCTGGCTGGTGTATTTTTGTCTACAACCTGGGCCAGGACGCAGACGAGGGCATCCTGTGGCAGATGTTCGGGCCGTTCGGAGCCGTCACGAATGTTAAAGTGATTCGCGACTTCAACACCAACAAGTGCAAAGGATTCGGGTTTGTTACCATGACAAACTATGAAGAGGCAGCCATGGCTATCGCCAGCCTGAATGGCTATCGCCTCGGGGACAAAATTTTACAGGTGTCATTCAAAACAAGCAAGACACACAAATAG
- the elavl1a gene encoding ELAV-like protein 1a isoform X2, whose protein sequence is MSNGYEDHMADEPKDCKTNLIVNYLPQSMSQDEMRSLFSSIGEVESVKLIRDKAAGHSLGYGFVNYLNPSDAERAISTLNGLRLQSKTIKVSYARPSSDTIKDANLYISGLPKAMTQKDVEDMFGRYGQIINSRVLVDQATGLSRGVAFIRFDKRAEADDAIKDLNGQKPPGATEPITVKFAANPNQPKNTQVISQIYHMQSRRFSGPVHHQAQRFRFSPMSVDHMSGMSGANMSGSSSSGWCIFVYNLGQDADEGILWQMFGPFGAVTNVKVIRDFNTNKCKGFGFVTMTNYEEAAMAIASLNGYRLGDKILQVSFKTSKTHK, encoded by the exons ATGTCGAACGGTTATGAAGATCACATGGCCGATGAGCCAAAAGATTGCAAAACGAATCTTATTGTGAATTATTTGCCTCAGAGTATGAGTCAGGATGAGATGCGGAGTCTCTTCAGCAGCATCGGGGAGGTGGAGTCGGTCAAACTCATCCGTGACAAAGCAGCAG GCCACAGTTTAGGGTACGGATTTGTTAACTATCTTAACCCTAGTGATGCAGAAAGAGCAATCAGTACTCTCAATGGACTGAGACTACAGTCTAAAACTATCAAG GTGTCGTATGCCCGGCCGAGCTCTGACACTATAAAAGACGCCAACCTCTACATCAGCGGACTGCCTAAAGCAATGACGCAGAAGGACGTAGAAGACATGTTTGGACGATACGGCCAAATAATCAACTCCCGCGTTCTCGTCGATCAGGCGACAG GGCTTTCTCGTGGTGTGGCTTTCATTCGCTTTGACAAGAGAGCGGAGGCTGACGACGCCATTAAGGACTTGAACGGACAGAAGCCGCCAGGCGCTACAGAGCCCATCACTGTAAAATTCGCCGCCAACCCCAACCAACCGAAAAACACTCAAGTTATCTCCCAAATTTACCACATGCAGTCCCGGCGCTTCAGTGGGCCGGTCCATCACCAGGCTCAGAGATTCAG GTTCTCGCCCATGAGTGTGGACCACATGAGCGGCATGTCCGGTGCTAACATGTCCGGAAGCTCATCGTCTGGCTGGTGTATTTTTGTCTACAACCTGGGCCAGGACGCAGACGAGGGCATCCTGTGGCAGATGTTCGGGCCGTTCGGAGCCGTCACGAATGTTAAAGTGATTCGCGACTTCAACACCAACAAGTGCAAAGGATTCGGGTTTGTTACCATGACAAACTATGAAGAGGCAGCCATGGCTATCGCCAGCCTGAATGGCTATCGCCTCGGGGACAAAATTTTACAGGTGTCATTCAAAACAAGCAAGACACACAAATAG